In the genome of Halostella salina, the window CGAGATGGCCGAACTCCGGCACTTCTCCGCCCGGCTCCAGCCCGTCTGATCCGCCCGGTCCGCCGTCGAACCACCCCCGGCGCGCTCACCCGAGGATCCGGTCGGCCATCGACTGCGATTCGGCTTCCTCCTCTCGCCCGAGGCGCTTCCGCGCGCGGTGTCGGAGCCCGCTCGGCTCCTCTTCCCGGCCGAACTGTCGCCTGACCTCCTTCCGGAGGCGGTCCACGTCGCCGAGCTTCGCCGACCGCCGCTGCTCCGCGCGCTGCAGGACGACGCCGATCCCCAGAAACAGGGCGGCGTCCGCCAGCTCCGACCGGAACCGTCCCCTGTCGCCGCGGACGGCCAGCGCCTTCAGCAGCGACAGCCCGCCGACGGCGAAGTACAGTTTCGCGTCCGTCCCCCCGCCCCTGATCGCGTCCGTGATGGACATGGCGTCCGTTCTACCCCGGGGTCAGGGTTAACGTTTTGCTCATACCGCGTCGCTGACGCTTCAGCTGGCTGATTCCACGCTCTGACGCGTCGCCCCACTCACCGCCCTTTCTCCAGTCGCGCGCCGATCTTGCGCGGCAGGTCGGCGTCCGCGACGGCGTCCTGTACGGCCCCGATGTCGTACTCGACCCGATGCTCCTCGACTGTCAGCGCGTCGAGGTCGAGCACCGCGTACGCCGCCCGCGGGTCGCCGTCGCGGGGCTGGCCGACGCTGCCGGGGTTCATGACGATCCCCTCCTCGTACTGCTCGTGACCTTGGACGTGGGTGTGGCCCATGATCAGGGCGTCCTCCTCGCCCAGCAGGCGCGGCGAGAACTGGTCGGGGTACGTGTAGCGGTCCGGGTCGTCCGGGTGGCCGTGAACGATCTTCACCTGCCCGTCGTACTCCACACGCTCGTCGGGGAGCGCCGCGAGCCACCCGACTTGGTCGTCCGACAGCGTCTCCCGGGCGTGCTCGACGCCCGCCCCCGCCATGCTGTTGAACCGGAACGCGGTGCCCGTCGCCACCGCACGGTCGTGGTTGCCCATCACTGTCGGCACGTCCCGCTCGCGCACCGCCGCGACGCAGTCGGCGTGCCAGGGGTTGTAGCCGACCACGTCGCCGGCACAGACCAGCCCGTCGACGGGCGGCATGTCGTCGAGCACCGTGTGCAGGGCGACGCGGTTGCCGTGGATGTCGGAGATGACGCCCAGTCGCATACGGATCCCGACGCGGGCGCGGCCCTTCAGGCTTGTCCGCCGTGCGGCGGCGGTTCTGCGTCCTGCCCGTCGTCGCTACCCGTCGCCGTTGACCATTGCGGTCTCGAACCCGTCGTCGGTCCGCGCCACGCCGGCGGCGCAGACGGCGTGCTCGAAGTCGAGGTCGTACGCTTTCCGGGCGGCGGCGGGGGCGTCCTCCGCCGCGAAGTCGAACGCTTCCGGACTGTTCTTCTCGTAGGTCGCCACCAGCGTCGGTTCGGTCACGCGCTCGACGAGCAGGGCGTCCTTCCGGACGACGCCGACGTACGCGCCCTCGCCGTCGAGGACGCCCGCTACGCGGGGCGTGTCGTAATCGTCCTTCTCGTAGTCAAGCGAGAGCAGCGCCGCGGCCAGCGCGTCGCGAGCGGGGTAGCCCAGTCCGAGTTTCTCGGTGATCGGGTCGACGTGCGAGCCGTTGCCCAGGACCGCCGCGTCGTCGACGGTGCGCACGCAGTTGTACGCGATGTAGGGGTTGTCCGTCTCCGGGGCGTCCTCGGTCGGGCCGACCGTCAGCGCGCCCTCGCGGCGGTCGATCCGGCGGTTCGGGAACGAGCGGGAGGAGACGCGGTACGCGGCCACGTCCGGGCCGACGACGACGAAGCGTCCGAGGTACATACCTGTGCATCACTCCGGGCGTGAAATAGTGGTGTCGATCCGCATTCGTGTGCTATCGTTGTCCTTCCGAGCGACGGCCGCCGTCCCGAGGTTCAAATACCGGGTCGCGGCAACCGATCACGTGACGACCGAAGCGGACTGCCTCGCGGCGCTTCGCGAGGCCGCGCGGGAACTCGGCGAGTCGCCGACCAAAGCACAGTACGAGGCGTTGGGGTTGACACCCGCGTCCGCGACGATCTTGCGCGTCATGGGTAGCTGGAACGACGCCAAGGAAGCCGCCGGCCTCGAAACGTTCGAACAGGGGTCGTTGAACGAGGGCGAGGTGCAGCCGAAACCGGACGATGTCGATCTGTCCGACGAGGAATGGCGCGAACTGTCCGGCTATCAACGATGGTACCGAAAGAACCGCGAGTCGGAGATCCGGAAGAAGGACCGCCGACGTGCGGAACTCCGCCGGTGGCTACACGTGTACAAGCGGGACAGCTGTGTCTGCGAGCGCTGCGGCGAGGGAAGTCCGGCCTGTCTCGATTTCCACCATCCCGGGGAGAAAGATATCGGGGTCTCGACAATGATCGTGTACGGGTACTCGAAGGAAAACATCAGAGACGAGATCGACCGGTGTACCGTTCTCTGTGCGAACTGCCACCGCAAGGAACACTACTCCGTCCCTGCCGGGGTCGAGTCCACCGTCGAATAGCGGCGGAAGACATTCGACTTCGCAACACTCAAATACGGATGCCCGCTATCAATAGCTGCGCACTCGAACGCGACGCTACGAGTCCCGTGGGGTAGCGGCCAATCCTGAAGCCTTCTGGGGGCTTCGACACAGGTTCGAATCCTGTCGGGACTACTTCTTCGATTCCACGCCGACCAGCCCGGCGGCCGCCTACCGCATCTCCTCGCCGCCGTTGACGTTCAGCGTCTCGCCAGTGACGAAGCCGGCGTCACGGAGATACGCGACGGCGTCGGCGATCTCCTCTGGCCGGCCGAACCGCTCCAGGGGGATGTCGGCCAGCTCCTCGCGCTTCTCCTCGGGGGTGCGGTCGGCGGTCATGTCGGTCTCGACGTGGCCGGGTGCGACGGCGTTGACCCGGACGTCGGGCGCGAAGTCCGCGGCGTGGCTCCGGACCAGCGAGAGCAGCGCGCCCTTCGAGGCGGCGTAGTGGGCTTCGATCGGCGCGCCGGTGTGGGCCAGTATCGAGGAGATGGCCGTCACCGAGGGGTCGTCGTCGGAGTCGCGGAGGTGCGGCAGGGCGGCCTTCGTGACGGCGAACGCGGAGTTGACGTTCACGTCCATCACGCGGTCGAAGTCCGCGGGATCGAGGTCCTCGGTGTAGACGTGCTGGTCGATCCCGGCGTTGTTGACGACGTGGTCGACGCCGCCGAACGCGTCGGCGGTCCGGTCGACGAGCCGCGCCGCATCCTCGGGGTCCGACACGTCAGCGCCCACGACGACCGCTTCCTGCCCGCGCTCGGCGACGGCGTCGGCGACGGCCCGGGCTGCGCCCTCGTTCGTGTGGTAGTTCACCGCCATATCGTAGCCGTCCGCGGCGAAGCGGAGCGCGATTGCCTTCCCGATCCCCCGCGACGACCCGGTGACGACTGCTGCTGGCATGGCCGGTACGTCGGGCGGGCAGGGCTTGTATCCCCGGGGCGGCGAGCGAACCACCACAAGACTCATTCCACGGGCGTCGAAGGCCGGATCCAGAGCCATGCCACCGACCGTCGCCGTCGCGCACTATCCGGAGGGTGCCGGCCACGCC includes:
- a CDS encoding metallophosphoesterase family protein, whose protein sequence is MRLGVISDIHGNRVALHTVLDDMPPVDGLVCAGDVVGYNPWHADCVAAVRERDVPTVMGNHDRAVATGTAFRFNSMAGAGVEHARETLSDDQVGWLAALPDERVEYDGQVKIVHGHPDDPDRYTYPDQFSPRLLGEEDALIMGHTHVQGHEQYEEGIVMNPGSVGQPRDGDPRAAYAVLDLDALTVEEHRVEYDIGAVQDAVADADLPRKIGARLEKGR
- a CDS encoding IMP cyclohydrolase, which encodes MYLGRFVVVGPDVAAYRVSSRSFPNRRIDRREGALTVGPTEDAPETDNPYIAYNCVRTVDDAAVLGNGSHVDPITEKLGLGYPARDALAAALLSLDYEKDDYDTPRVAGVLDGEGAYVGVVRKDALLVERVTEPTLVATYEKNSPEAFDFAAEDAPAAARKAYDLDFEHAVCAAGVARTDDGFETAMVNGDG
- a CDS encoding homing endonuclease associated repeat-containing protein; amino-acid sequence: MTTEADCLAALREAARELGESPTKAQYEALGLTPASATILRVMGSWNDAKEAAGLETFEQGSLNEGEVQPKPDDVDLSDEEWRELSGYQRWYRKNRESEIRKKDRRRAELRRWLHVYKRDSCVCERCGEGSPACLDFHHPGEKDIGVSTMIVYGYSKENIRDEIDRCTVLCANCHRKEHYSVPAGVESTVE
- a CDS encoding glucose 1-dehydrogenase gives rise to the protein MPAAVVTGSSRGIGKAIALRFAADGYDMAVNYHTNEGAARAVADAVAERGQEAVVVGADVSDPEDAARLVDRTADAFGGVDHVVNNAGIDQHVYTEDLDPADFDRVMDVNVNSAFAVTKAALPHLRDSDDDPSVTAISSILAHTGAPIEAHYAASKGALLSLVRSHAADFAPDVRVNAVAPGHVETDMTADRTPEEKREELADIPLERFGRPEEIADAVAYLRDAGFVTGETLNVNGGEEMR